A DNA window from Shewanella baltica contains the following coding sequences:
- a CDS encoding esterase-like activity of phytase family protein, with the protein MKNVLVTSGLCLSVLLLSACNSDDTDISSLTTQTTLIGGDSHCWMGGTRTDSGLDSNDNGKLDSNEVVDSSYSCNADLFTNKAVHLPFTVLRDDLDNGAMPGTKFEIRNGGYGSDAAPNPNNPIQFYALTDRGPNADYTGSLGKGKMFPTPDYTPRIGLFELQTNGTITKVKDILFKRPDGSLITGLPNSSSLGGTGEIPYDAAGEVIRQNMSQPYNAQTNPIKLDDYGLDSEGLAAMDDGSFWVSDEYGPHIVHYSAEGVEIARINPFADDARNLYSLPAEFAHRRANRGMEGLTITPDQSTLVGIMQSTISNPDKSVNNNTLTRIVTINLATGAIGQYLYQQEIAQNSNSAIVALSNSQFLVLERDGKFFNIDTDVMKHVYKIDISGATDLETVAAQADIAQDAALGLTLKGKTLEQVALSDGWEALAANGIIPATKSLVLDMAAKTQYPHDKMEGLWLIDNKRLGVLNDDDFATWSNNNTLEQKYLDSAQSDIDGNTLYIVDDLSLSADK; encoded by the coding sequence ATGAAAAATGTGCTCGTCACCTCAGGCTTGTGCCTGTCAGTTTTGCTACTGAGTGCTTGTAATTCGGATGATACAGACATCAGTAGCCTGACCACACAAACCACCTTAATTGGCGGTGATAGCCACTGCTGGATGGGCGGCACTCGCACGGATTCAGGTCTTGATAGCAACGATAACGGCAAGCTCGACAGTAATGAAGTGGTTGATAGCAGCTATTCATGTAATGCCGACCTGTTTACGAATAAAGCGGTGCATCTACCTTTCACTGTGCTGCGCGATGATTTAGACAATGGCGCTATGCCTGGTACTAAATTTGAAATTCGTAACGGCGGTTATGGCTCTGATGCTGCGCCCAATCCCAATAATCCTATTCAATTTTATGCCCTCACCGATCGCGGCCCGAATGCGGATTACACCGGTAGTTTAGGCAAAGGTAAGATGTTTCCAACGCCGGACTACACACCACGTATCGGTTTGTTTGAACTCCAAACCAATGGCACCATCACTAAAGTCAAAGACATCTTATTTAAACGCCCAGATGGCAGCTTGATCACCGGACTTCCCAATAGCAGCAGCCTTGGCGGCACAGGAGAAATCCCCTATGACGCAGCAGGTGAAGTCATTCGTCAAAACATGAGCCAACCTTACAATGCACAGACCAACCCCATCAAACTCGATGATTATGGGTTAGATTCCGAAGGTCTTGCCGCCATGGATGATGGCAGTTTTTGGGTCAGCGACGAGTATGGTCCACATATAGTGCATTACTCGGCTGAAGGCGTAGAAATAGCGCGTATTAATCCTTTCGCAGACGATGCACGCAACTTATATAGCCTACCAGCAGAGTTTGCTCATCGCCGCGCCAACCGAGGAATGGAAGGCCTGACTATCACGCCCGATCAGTCGACACTTGTGGGCATAATGCAATCGACCATTTCCAATCCCGATAAGAGTGTTAACAACAATACCCTCACTCGAATCGTGACGATCAACTTAGCGACCGGCGCTATTGGCCAATATTTGTATCAGCAAGAAATTGCCCAGAACTCTAACTCAGCGATCGTTGCCTTAAGTAACAGCCAATTTTTAGTGTTAGAACGTGATGGCAAGTTTTTTAATATCGACACTGATGTGATGAAGCATGTATACAAGATAGATATAAGCGGCGCGACAGATCTAGAGACCGTCGCTGCACAAGCTGATATCGCCCAAGATGCGGCGTTAGGTTTAACCCTTAAAGGTAAAACCTTAGAACAGGTAGCTCTAAGCGATGGCTGGGAGGCACTTGCAGCCAATGGCATCATACCCGCGACAAAATCACTGGTGCTAGATATGGCCGCCAAAACACAATATCCCCATGACAAAATGGAAGGTTTGTGGCTCATTGATAATAAGCGTTTGGGTGTGCTAAATGACGATGACTTTGCCACTTGGAGCAATAACAACACCTTAGAACAGAAATATCTCGATAGTGCGCAAAGTGATATCGACGGCAACACTTTGTATATAGTTGACGACTTATCCTTATCGGCTGATAAATAA
- a CDS encoding tetratricopeptide repeat protein, translating to MKIFTIATLLLLLTLSFAATAEKSALEQLFEQQQYDAFLQQAQQQAAENNADALFLLGKAYHLGRGVTQDNATASQYYEQARALGSARASHNLGSMALDNDRKTQAIPLLEEALARGLKLPTLYNLGRAHSPADPSSRFYLTKAIAAAQRAGSYFGQAFELQLDNLYLDNASREYLRAYLIAMQSVGSERESLDLPQLRQQAIKWLELGMAADDGTAWTNYGALLLNENDYSGAKAAFLQGAKRQVAIANYHLGSMEERGLGAEANKVQALAYYEKAALAGMEQAKAPAYELLKAQLEYEDDLTKLKQGIARFNALKQQDQYVPISLDSVINRLAWGTFLAQQRQQTLSLPTAAKTQLSLQACGLGYNQLHGSTYNIGENSHWRMAAYLTLADKIALPLEGRVDEHGCASLTIAMTDQLYRLLQQGAIFGLRFPNYTLPLALSRQENILQLTLMPVETPLPVN from the coding sequence ATGAAGATATTCACGATTGCGACTCTCCTATTACTGTTGACCCTAAGCTTTGCAGCAACAGCGGAAAAATCCGCGCTGGAACAGTTATTTGAGCAACAACAATACGACGCTTTCTTACAACAAGCGCAGCAGCAAGCCGCAGAAAACAATGCTGATGCGTTATTTCTACTGGGTAAAGCCTACCATCTCGGCCGTGGCGTCACGCAAGACAATGCCACCGCCAGCCAATACTATGAACAAGCCAGAGCCTTAGGTTCGGCCCGTGCCAGCCATAATCTAGGCAGCATGGCGCTGGATAATGATCGAAAAACGCAGGCCATCCCCTTGTTAGAAGAAGCACTGGCGCGGGGTCTTAAACTACCGACCTTATATAACCTAGGGCGAGCACACAGTCCGGCAGATCCCAGTTCAAGGTTCTATCTAACGAAAGCAATCGCAGCGGCGCAGCGAGCGGGGAGTTACTTTGGGCAAGCCTTTGAACTTCAACTCGATAACCTCTATCTGGATAATGCCTCACGCGAGTATCTGCGCGCTTACTTAATAGCGATGCAAAGTGTCGGCAGCGAAAGAGAAAGTCTCGACCTCCCGCAGTTACGCCAGCAAGCCATAAAGTGGCTGGAATTGGGTATGGCAGCAGATGACGGTACGGCGTGGACAAACTACGGCGCCCTACTGTTGAACGAAAATGACTACAGCGGTGCGAAAGCCGCATTTTTACAAGGTGCTAAACGTCAAGTTGCCATCGCTAACTATCATTTAGGCAGCATGGAAGAGCGTGGTTTGGGCGCAGAGGCCAATAAAGTGCAAGCACTGGCATACTACGAGAAAGCGGCGTTAGCGGGCATGGAACAAGCGAAGGCTCCCGCTTATGAGCTGCTTAAGGCACAACTGGAATATGAAGACGATCTCACTAAATTGAAACAAGGCATTGCCCGCTTTAATGCGCTAAAACAGCAAGATCAGTATGTTCCCATCTCACTGGACTCAGTTATAAATCGGCTGGCATGGGGCACGTTTCTGGCACAGCAGCGGCAACAGACTCTTTCGCTACCCACAGCGGCCAAAACCCAATTAAGCTTGCAGGCCTGTGGTTTAGGCTACAACCAATTGCATGGCAGCACATACAATATTGGAGAAAACTCGCACTGGCGTATGGCGGCGTATCTGACCTTAGCCGACAAAATCGCTTTACCACTTGAAGGCAGAGTCGACGAACATGGCTGTGCCAGCTTAACGATTGCCATGACAGATCAGCTGTATCGCTTGTTACAACAAGGTGCCATATTCGGATTGCGCTTTCCCAACTACACCCTGCCACTGGCATTAAGCCGGCAAGAAAATATCTTGCAGCTAACACTCATGCCCGTCGAGACCCCATTACCGGTTAATTAG
- a CDS encoding bile acid:sodium symporter family protein, giving the protein MLVNVNRFFPLLALIGAVTAYLMPSWFTELKSAIVPLLVIIMLSMGLTLDLQDFANAFKQKRAVLTGLILQFSVMPLSALLISQLLGLDRDLTIGMVLVGSVAGGTASNVVCYLAKGDVALSITMTALSTLAGVVLTPLIIKLLIGEMIDIPFVDMLLSLVKIVLFPVSAGVIINHFFKSLVAKVAPALPLISILAIVMAITIIVALNANQFDKVGPIILLAVFLHNGFGLALGYFCCRLLGFNHTVCKTISIEVGLQNSGLATGLCIKFFSPISAIPSAIFSIWHNLSGAILAGYWAREAQD; this is encoded by the coding sequence ATGTTGGTAAACGTAAACCGCTTCTTCCCGCTGTTGGCACTCATAGGCGCGGTGACCGCTTATTTGATGCCGAGTTGGTTTACTGAGCTTAAATCCGCCATAGTGCCGCTGTTAGTGATCATCATGCTCTCTATGGGACTCACCTTAGATCTGCAGGATTTTGCTAATGCATTCAAACAAAAACGCGCTGTGCTGACTGGACTGATACTGCAATTTTCGGTCATGCCGCTCAGCGCATTATTGATCAGCCAGTTATTAGGATTAGATAGAGATCTCACCATAGGCATGGTGTTGGTGGGCAGTGTTGCAGGCGGCACCGCCTCAAACGTGGTCTGTTATTTGGCAAAAGGCGACGTGGCTTTATCGATAACCATGACGGCACTGTCGACCTTAGCGGGCGTAGTATTAACACCACTGATTATTAAGCTGTTGATTGGCGAAATGATCGATATCCCCTTCGTTGACATGCTACTGAGCTTAGTGAAAATCGTGCTGTTCCCTGTCAGCGCAGGCGTGATCATCAATCATTTCTTTAAATCGCTGGTGGCCAAAGTCGCTCCCGCATTGCCGTTGATTTCAATCTTGGCAATCGTGATGGCGATTACCATTATCGTGGCATTAAATGCCAATCAGTTTGATAAAGTTGGCCCCATTATTTTGCTGGCAGTGTTCTTACATAATGGTTTCGGCCTCGCTTTAGGCTACTTTTGCTGCCGTTTATTAGGCTTTAACCATACCGTCTGCAAAACCATTTCCATCGAAGTCGGCCTACAAAACTCTGGCCTCGCTACGGGTTTGTGCATCAAGTTTTTTAGCCCTATTTCTGCCATTCCCAGCGCGATATTCTCGATATGGCATAACCTATCAGGCGCCATCTTGGCGGGATATTGGGCGAGGGAAGCGCAAGATTAA
- a CDS encoding coproporphyrinogen III oxidase family protein has product MSSVIQTLSGAIATPYQANITVPNWMLGSMERVMQYYVDKNLRLDTLSAEMMPAPVEGKKYMLYAHIPFCHTLCSYCTFHRFMFKEDKARAYFISLRKEMEMVKALGYDFESMYIGGGTTTVLEDELARTIEHAKTLFPSIKEVSCESDPQHLDSPGFKQLKGLVDRMSIGVQSFNDDILKMTDRLDKFGTGQQTFDKIMGAKELFPIINVDLIFGFRGQTDEVIQHDLDMASRLDPRQITTYPLMITHQTRKSVKGKLAAPQADMANQYRQILNSLNGQYNQLSAWAFGKTDDEGFDEYVIDYDEYLGVGSGSFSFLNDTLYVNTFSLRKYQERIAAGHMGVEQQKNYSKKDVMQYRFLLGMFSGRLSRKYFRDTFGVNLDTALFKEMTSMKLIGAIKNDPRDPDNLIVTDNGKMMGLLMMKEFYSGMDNVRAQLRKPLKPCDM; this is encoded by the coding sequence ATGTCTTCAGTTATCCAAACGCTCAGCGGCGCTATCGCAACGCCTTATCAAGCGAATATTACCGTCCCTAACTGGATGCTCGGCTCGATGGAACGAGTCATGCAGTACTACGTCGATAAGAATCTTCGCCTCGATACCCTTTCCGCAGAAATGATGCCAGCGCCCGTAGAAGGCAAAAAGTATATGCTGTACGCGCATATCCCCTTCTGCCATACCCTGTGTTCTTACTGCACCTTCCACCGTTTTATGTTCAAGGAAGACAAGGCACGCGCCTATTTCATCTCATTGCGTAAAGAAATGGAAATGGTCAAAGCCCTCGGCTATGACTTTGAATCTATGTACATTGGCGGCGGCACCACCACAGTATTAGAAGATGAATTAGCTCGTACTATCGAACACGCGAAAACCCTATTCCCGAGCATTAAAGAAGTCTCCTGCGAGTCCGATCCGCAGCATTTAGACAGCCCTGGCTTTAAGCAACTCAAAGGCCTAGTGGATCGCATGTCTATCGGCGTGCAAAGCTTTAATGACGATATTTTAAAAATGACCGACCGACTCGATAAGTTCGGTACGGGTCAACAAACCTTCGACAAGATCATGGGCGCCAAAGAGCTGTTCCCCATTATCAATGTCGATCTTATTTTTGGTTTCCGCGGCCAAACCGATGAAGTGATCCAACACGATCTCGACATGGCATCGCGTTTAGATCCAAGACAAATTACTACTTATCCGCTGATGATCACCCACCAGACTCGCAAAAGCGTGAAAGGCAAGTTAGCGGCGCCGCAGGCGGATATGGCTAACCAATATCGCCAGATCTTAAACAGCCTGAATGGCCAATATAATCAATTATCTGCATGGGCATTTGGTAAAACCGATGACGAAGGATTTGACGAATACGTTATCGATTACGACGAGTATTTAGGCGTAGGTTCAGGCTCATTCAGCTTCTTGAATGACACCCTATATGTGAACACTTTCTCGCTGCGCAAGTACCAAGAACGCATTGCAGCCGGCCACATGGGTGTCGAGCAGCAAAAGAACTACAGCAAAAAAGACGTGATGCAATACCGCTTCTTGCTGGGCATGTTCTCAGGCCGTTTATCACGTAAATATTTCCGCGACACCTTTGGCGTCAACTTAGATACCGCCTTGTTTAAAGAAATGACGTCGATGAAGTTAATTGGCGCGATCAAGAATGACCCAAGGGATCCCGACAATCTGATCGTGACCGACAACGGCAAGATGATGGGTCTCTTGATGATGAAAGAGTTTTATTCAGGCATGGACAACGTGCGCGCCCAGTTGCGTAAACCGCTCAAACCCTGTGATATGTAA